Sequence from the Bremerella volcania genome:
CGATTGGCCAGGTTCTGCATCACCGTCCAGTTGACCGTTTGGGGAATGTAATGCACCGAGCCGTCCCCGAAGAGAAAGTTCACCCCTCGGCCAGCATGCGAGCTGCCGAAGTTGGCGTCCAGATCGCTCAGCGACGTGAGCAGTGGCGAACTTAGCGGCGACTTGAAGTTCCGAGTCGAATGATATCCCCAGCGGTAGGCCGGACCATCCATGTTGATCAGCGTCGAGTCGGTTTCGGCATCTGATCGTCGTTCGACCCGCTTTTCACCGATGGCGATTGTATTCGAGAGACCGTCGACGATTTGCGAAAACTGCATCTTGGTGTACTGACTGAACATGCCATCGAAAAGTTTCGGATCGGTCGTGTTGCAGTGGCTCCCTTCTCCGCCAGATGAAAACGCGTAGTCTCCACGCGAGCACGTAGGCATGTAGTAACTGGTTGAGGGAGCAGCGGTAGGGCTTCGGCGGGAAGGACAGAACATGACATCCAGAAGCGTCACGATCGCGGTCGCATTGGACGAGTGATCGACCGATTCGTCGATATTGAATTGTTCGTAGGCGGCCCCTTGCTCGAGGAACGGCATCAACGGCACAAAACCGCTCATGCGGTCATGCATCGCTGGCGTGTTGGGGCCGTAACCTCCCGCCGGCAGGTTACCAAACGTATCGTGAAAGTTGTGCAGACCCAAGCCAAACTGCTTGAGGTTATTGGTGCACTGCATTCGCCTGGCCGCCTCACGTGCTTGCTGAACCGCGGGCAACAACAACGCAATGAGCACTCCAATGATCGCGATGACCACCAACAGTTCAACTAACGTAAATGCGCGACGGGGGAAATCTGAGGATGTCATCGGAGAGCGCCTTGAAGAGAAAAAGAAAGGAGAGCAGCACCGGACCAATAAGTTCGCCAATGCCCATCAGCCCTCATTATTCAAAGGCCTTCGTAGCGGCGGCAATCCGAAAACGCGTAGTTATGCTCCGGTATTTTGTCAGGCCCGGAATGGCCCGGTTCGGCCGATGAAAAATTTTTTCCGCGCGCACTATCTCACTGAAGCGCTAACCCTCTAAATTGCACGTACACCCGGCGAAGCATCACGCTTTCCGGGTGCCAAGCCCGCGTTCGCGTGGGCACGCAAACCTTCAACACACGAATAACGTCATGTCCCATTCCCACACGTCACAACCTGAAAAACACGGAGCGAACGCATCAGCGCACGCTCCGCAGGTTGCCGTGCGCGAGGGGAATCGGCTTCTCTGCCCCTGCTGCGGGGAGGTGTTGATGATCTTGCAGGAAGAGCCGGCCAACGAGTCGCAGCCTAAGAAGTTCTGGCCGCCGAAGATGGCCCCTCCGAAGCGAACGCCGCGGCCCCAATCGGCCACGCTCAACGAAATCATTCGTCGGCAAGAGGCCCAGGAGGAAGCCGCGTTTCAGGCCGCCATGACGAAGGACGTTCCTAGCAAGGACCCGCCTGTCGAAGCGTTCGACCCCGACCGGCCTCACTACCGGGCCGACAGCATCGTGGTTGAAATCGATCCGGAAATCAACGCGTACGAGTTCCCCGAAATCGATCCTCCCCTGGTCCCCAGCGGCCTAACGCCCAAGCGTTCGCGAAGTGATTCAGGCGAATACCGCGAGCCCCGCGAACGCGACGCGGTGACGCGTTACGAGGAACGAAAACGGTACCGACTGCGGCAGCCGCTGCGCGAGCCGCTCACGTACGAAGCCGCCCGATTGTACGCGTGGATGTTCTACCGCATGAAAAAACTCAACCTGCAGCTGATCGAGGAGATCACCGCGAAACAGGCCGAGATCGACGCGCTGGAAGAGGAACTCAACGCACCGGTGAAAGAGGCTTCCAGCGAAGAGCAACCCGAAAGCGAAACGCCGCCTCAAGTAGTCTCTCGAGTCGAAACCCAGAAGATCATCACGCCCACGCGACGCGAACGTGTGCTTCGCGTGATCGAAAAGCGTGTCCACGCGGACATAGCGTCCGAGATGGAAACACAGCAAGTCGAAACGGCTAACGAGCGTGGGCCGCCGTGAGTGTGTCAGCCCCAAGGGGGCGACCGTAAGAAACTGCGTAGTATTCGTTCCGAGCCTATCGCGAACGTCGGTCTCGCATGCGCTTTCAGGCCGGCGGGGATAACCCCTCACCCTGGCCCTCTCCCCTCAGGGGCGAGGGGACTGGAATGCGCGCGGTTCTTGCCTGACATTGCATGGCACTCTTACAACCAACATTACTGCTGGCTGAACGTTTGGCCTCGCAGGGCGTCGCTGCCTTGGAAGTCGGTCGGCTCGTCCAAGCCACCGGTGAGAAGTAGGCCGTCGATCTTGGCGTGGGCTTTGGCCAGTTCACCCAGCGCGCTGATGTACTGCAGGTTCGTATCGAAGTAGGTTCGTCGGACGATCAGCACCTGAATGAATGAGAACTCTCCGGCGGCGTACGCTTGTTCGGAAAGGTCGAGCGTTCGTTTGGCCTTCGGCAGAATCTGCTGTTCGTACCTTTCGACGGCGACCAGGGCCGAGTCGTATTCCTTGGCGACGCCAGCCAGGCGGGCTTTGAGCGACATCTCGATGCGCTTGACGGCATGCGTGGCTCGGCAATATTCGCGATAGGCGGCCGAGACGTTGCCACTGTTGTCGTTAAAAACCGGAATCGGGGCACCGACGGTCACGTTGATCATGCCGCTGCCGGTGCTGTTATCGTGCCCTGCCTGGATACCAGCGAGGATATTGGGAATGTGTTGCACCTCCTGGCGGGACATGTTTGCCCGGGCCTGGTGCACGCGGCTGTAACTGGCACGCAGTTCCGGACTGTTGCCCAGCAAATCGCTGTAGATGGCTTCCCACTCGAGGTTACCGACCTGAGGGTTCAACTCGCCCGAGAGCTGACTGCGCTGCATGTTCGGTACGCCGGCGGTGGCGGCCATCTCTTGCCAGGCGGCATCCCAGGCAAACTGGGCCTGCTGTCGCAGGACTTCCACTTCGTTCAACTGAATTTCGGCTTGAAGCTGATCGGACTGCGATGCTTCCTTCGCTTCGAAACGCTTTTGAGCCAGTTCGGCCCCTTTGGCAACGACCCCATGAAAATCGTCAATCACGTCCATCCGACGCTGGGCGACCAACGCATCGACGAAAGCCAGGCGAACGTCAGTCAGCACGCGGTAGCGCTGCGACTCCACGTCCCACTTCTGCGCTTCAACGGCATGGCCAAGCACGTTGCGGTTGAGGTCTAACTTGCCGGCCGTGACGAACTCGCGATCGACCGTCACCAGGTGTTGATCGGTGTTTTGATCGGCCAATTGGCTTCCCGAATAACCGACGACGGGATTCGCCGAGAGGCCAACCTGGTAGCGATAATCGGAAGCGGCCTGGGCCGAGGCCGAGATCTGGCGGATCGTCGGATTGTTGGCCAGGGCCAGGTCTTGCAGTTGGGCAAGCGTCAGGCCACTGGCGGTGGACGTCGGTATCGCTGGGACCTTGGTGGCTTGAGCGACTTCAAACGCCGGAATGTCCGACGGAGAGGTCTCAGGCGGAAGGATGTTGGTTGGTTCGAGCACCGGCGGCTGAATCACCGAAATCGGCTCTTGATGATCGACCAGCGCGACGTCAGGCTTCCCTTCCGACTGAGAAATCGACGCCGGAGCAACCGGGACGATCTCTTCCGAGTAGGTTGCCGGCTTGGAATAGGGAAGCACGCAACCAGCAAACGAAGGGACTGCCAACACCAGTGACCATTGCCAAACGTTAAGTTTCCCGACTGCCATGAGATTCCCTTACTACTAGCACTGCCAGCATCCATTCGTTTGATAGAACCGTCTTAAATCCTGTAATAGGAAGGTCGGCACGGGTTGGATAACCCAATCACGGAATGTTTCTGGCAAGCGAGGATCAAGCGGCGGGGCGCGTTAAGCTGTAACGATCACTGGCGATAGCAAGACTACCTCAGGACGTCGTAGTCGATCTGCACCAGTCCCTGACCAAAGGTGTGCGAGTACTTCACTTTCAGCCGCGTATCGCGACCGATATGGGCCACGATCGGTAGGCCTTCCCCCAGGAGAATGGGCTGGACGAAGACTTTGATTTCGTCGATCGCTCCGACATGCAGAAACGAAGCGGCCAGTTGTCCGCCACCTACCAGCCAGACGTCTTTGCCTGGCCGCGAATGAATCCAGCGAACGAAGTCGGACACCCCCTGGCGAACGACTTCCGCATGCTGGCACTGCAGCAGCTTGCGCGAGAAGACGAAGTTCTTCTTCTCGGCGTAGGGGTAAGGACCGAAGGTCAAAACCTGTTCGTACGTGTTGCGGCCCTGAACGACCGTATCGATCGATTCGAGGAACGTGGCGAAACCGAAGTCTTCGTTCCCTTCGGCTTGAATGAGCCAGTCGATGGCTCCACTGGGCCGCGCGATGAATCCATCCAGGCTGGCCGTAACGAAATAGATGATCTTTCTCACAGAATCTCTTCTCCTTAGGCGCTGTGTCGTACAGACGCATCGGAAACGGGTGCAGCGAATCCTTGAACGCTCACTACGTCCGCTAGGAGAAACGGTTCGGCATGGCTGGATGATTGCCTATCGCATCGGCGGCGATGGATTCGAGCTGCTAGCCTTGGGAGTCGGGATCATCAGCCGCTGAGGGTTGTTTTTTACCTGGGCAAGCTCCCAGGGATTGTTCGACTGATGGGACTGAGTCGTCAAAGAAGGAGAGAGCGATTCGACAATCGGAAAGATGGCCGGGCCCAGGTAGAAACCTAAATAGTCGTGCAGTTGCCTGTGCTCGGGTGCCGCCAGAATCGCCCCTTCGGCTTTACCGGTGGTAGGATTGTGCAGCGTGAGATAGTCGATCGCGATCGCCGCGGTGAAATCTTGGGACGTGATCCCCAAGAGGAATTCCTGCTGCGTGAGGAATCGTCCTTTCTCGGCACGCTGGCGTTCCAACATCCGAACCGCTTTGACCAATTTAAGACGAGCATTGTGCCGGTAGCGGACTTGAACCGCGTTAAAGGCACTGGCAATAAAGCCCGAGGTTGATAACCAGGCTTCGTTCTCATCCCAGATCGAAGGAAAGACGACCCACGGAACATTCGTGTATGGGTCGGTCGAACCATCAAACGCCTGGTTGATTTGAGTTTCCATCCGCGCGACGCATTGCGGCGTGTGTTCCTGGTAAATGATGCGCTGGACCATCCGCTGGTAGTTTTCGCGGAAGCTGCGACGTTGCCCCGGTTGCTCCTTCAACAAGAGATCGACCGACATGACCACATGTTGGCTCAGCTGACGTTTCAAACCTCGCCGCAGGCTTTGACTCATATCGCCGACGTCGGTCAACATCTCCTCATAAACTTCCTCGGGGACGGGACTCACGTTGCCTAAAAAGGCTTGAAAAACGAGATACCGATACTGCTCGATCTGGATGAAGGAAAACGACCGTTCGATTCGTTTATCCAGCGACTGCGTTGCCATCGCACGCAGCAGTTTCAAGTCTTGCAGCGCCGAGTCGTTGTCTCCTTGTTGAATTTGCGCCAAGGCATGGACCGCCGCGAACCGGGCGACTTGTTCGTCCCAGTGACGGTACTCGAGTCCGTCGGTCAACACGCTTTGGCGCAGTTTTAAGAAGGCGTCCTCGTGCCGTGCGGCGTACTGCAACGTTTGCTGCGTATAAGGGAAGCCTGGTAAGAATATTTTCAGGAGATAATAGTCGTTGCGTTCAACCGTCGTGATAACGATTTGCGGCCGGCTCCTGGCTTGTCGTTCCTCGGCGAGAACCCAATCAGGCGAATCGTCTTCCAGCAAAGCCAACATGAGGGCGTCGTGAACTTGCGCCGCATCGTTTTGCAGACGCGGAGCGACGTCTTCCTGCACATCCAGAATGGCTTGATGCTTGTCCCGCAGTTGGGCGAGGCGCTGCTGGGCCCGGATATCGGCCAGAAAGAACAAGGTACAAACGATCGCCAATGCCAGCGGACCCGCGACGAAAAGCTTCCAGGCAGTCCAGTGATTCGCGCTGCGAGTGCGGTTGCCTTCGTCATCCTTGCGAGGCCAAATGCCGGCCACCAAACCGAACAAGATTCCCAAGATGAAACCGCCACTTGAGGCAA
This genomic interval carries:
- a CDS encoding DUF1559 family PulG-like putative transporter, with the protein product MTSSDFPRRAFTLVELLVVIAIIGVLIALLLPAVQQAREAARRMQCTNNLKQFGLGLHNFHDTFGNLPAGGYGPNTPAMHDRMSGFVPLMPFLEQGAAYEQFNIDESVDHSSNATAIVTLLDVMFCPSRRSPTAAPSTSYYMPTCSRGDYAFSSGGEGSHCNTTDPKLFDGMFSQYTKMQFSQIVDGLSNTIAIGEKRVERRSDAETDSTLINMDGPAYRWGYHSTRNFKSPLSSPLLTSLSDLDANFGSSHAGRGVNFLFGDGSVHYIPQTVNWTVMQNLANRADGNPVTLP
- a CDS encoding dihydrofolate reductase family protein translates to MRKIIYFVTASLDGFIARPSGAIDWLIQAEGNEDFGFATFLESIDTVVQGRNTYEQVLTFGPYPYAEKKNFVFSRKLLQCQHAEVVRQGVSDFVRWIHSRPGKDVWLVGGGQLAASFLHVGAIDEIKVFVQPILLGEGLPIVAHIGRDTRLKVKYSHTFGQGLVQIDYDVLR
- a CDS encoding MFS transporter codes for the protein MSAYLILLALFAIAWVIVGFSVAMLLLKLRWNLVGGVLLLAAGFGLPLIIVNYALMEISSLRITSLYKLTTIFGMLELSYEGMVVASSGGFILGILFGLVAGIWPRKDDEGNRTRSANHWTAWKLFVAGPLALAIVCTLFFLADIRAQQRLAQLRDKHQAILDVQEDVAPRLQNDAAQVHDALMLALLEDDSPDWVLAEERQARSRPQIVITTVERNDYYLLKIFLPGFPYTQQTLQYAARHEDAFLKLRQSVLTDGLEYRHWDEQVARFAAVHALAQIQQGDNDSALQDLKLLRAMATQSLDKRIERSFSFIQIEQYRYLVFQAFLGNVSPVPEEVYEEMLTDVGDMSQSLRRGLKRQLSQHVVMSVDLLLKEQPGQRRSFRENYQRMVQRIIYQEHTPQCVARMETQINQAFDGSTDPYTNVPWVVFPSIWDENEAWLSTSGFIASAFNAVQVRYRHNARLKLVKAVRMLERQRAEKGRFLTQQEFLLGITSQDFTAAIAIDYLTLHNPTTGKAEGAILAAPEHRQLHDYLGFYLGPAIFPIVESLSPSLTTQSHQSNNPWELAQVKNNPQRLMIPTPKASSSNPSPPMR
- a CDS encoding TolC family protein, which codes for MAVGKLNVWQWSLVLAVPSFAGCVLPYSKPATYSEEIVPVAPASISQSEGKPDVALVDHQEPISVIQPPVLEPTNILPPETSPSDIPAFEVAQATKVPAIPTSTASGLTLAQLQDLALANNPTIRQISASAQAASDYRYQVGLSANPVVGYSGSQLADQNTDQHLVTVDREFVTAGKLDLNRNVLGHAVEAQKWDVESQRYRVLTDVRLAFVDALVAQRRMDVIDDFHGVVAKGAELAQKRFEAKEASQSDQLQAEIQLNEVEVLRQQAQFAWDAAWQEMAATAGVPNMQRSQLSGELNPQVGNLEWEAIYSDLLGNSPELRASYSRVHQARANMSRQEVQHIPNILAGIQAGHDNSTGSGMINVTVGAPIPVFNDNSGNVSAAYREYCRATHAVKRIEMSLKARLAGVAKEYDSALVAVERYEQQILPKAKRTLDLSEQAYAAGEFSFIQVLIVRRTYFDTNLQYISALGELAKAHAKIDGLLLTGGLDEPTDFQGSDALRGQTFSQQ